The Saccharolobus shibatae B12 genomic interval GCTGCAATGTTAGCTGCAAATAAAGCTGCTAGTGACGCCCTTGAAAAAGGTATAATGGCACTTCACATTAAGGTTAGGGCGCCTGGTGGATATGGTAGTAAGACGCCGGGACCCGGTGCTCAACCTGCAATTAGAGCATTAGCTAGAGCTGGATTCATTATAGGAAGGATTGAAGACGTGACGCCTATTCCTCATGATACTATAAGGAGACCCGGTGGAAGAAGAGGAAGAAGAGTATAGGCGGCTTATACATGTCAATTAATTTACTTCATAAGGATGATAAAAGGATAGATCTAGTTTTTGAGGGTTATCCTTTAGAATTTGTAAATGCAATTAGGAGAGCGGCGATGCTTTATGTTCCAGTAATGTCTATTGACGATGTATATTTCATAGAGAATAACAGTCCTTTATACGATGAGATATTGGCACATAGGTTGG includes:
- a CDS encoding 30S ribosomal protein S11 codes for the protein MSSRREIRWGIAHIYASQNNTLITISDLTGAEIISRASGGMVVKADREKSSPYAAMLAANKAASDALEKGIMALHIKVRAPGGYGSKTPGPGAQPAIRALARAGFIIGRIEDVTPIPHDTIRRPGGRRGRRV